One window of Mucilaginibacter inviolabilis genomic DNA carries:
- a CDS encoding head maturation protease, ClpP-related, which produces MSYKIYLHDTETDCIGSGTLSSAYIKQQLEAAAGADVGVHISSVGGSAFDAIAIYDLLKKYPGKVTTYIDALAASAASVVAMGGQQVVMSKYALLMIHKPMVGSGGNADELLKDVQMLNVVQSRLAQIYMDKSGLDGITINSLINSVTWMTADQALNLGFIDRIDDYNSPITNSALIQKYTDTAPAVYQRCINKILNNKNNMNIENRELIEKTTSVLDKIMNFFKKVVNKQTITDKGTLHHAGDIDQGTEVYQDEDMTTPAPTDTYTTADGKKVTVQKGQVQKVSPCETDIDDEDDDDDLPEDKFKSTKKPADVENRVQQLKAKLYAQNALLSEAKAALETANNSLQKTRTEVKNEIKSTFSPEGSKRSNKAKAEATPFFAPQSEIAKNAVKKAIAP; this is translated from the coding sequence ATGAGTTACAAAATTTATTTACATGATACCGAAACCGACTGTATAGGTTCGGGCACCTTATCATCGGCCTATATCAAACAACAACTGGAGGCAGCAGCCGGTGCCGATGTGGGTGTACACATCAGTTCGGTAGGCGGCAGTGCGTTTGATGCCATCGCCATTTATGATCTGCTTAAAAAATATCCCGGCAAGGTAACTACTTATATAGATGCGCTGGCCGCCTCGGCAGCTTCGGTTGTGGCTATGGGCGGCCAGCAGGTGGTGATGAGCAAATATGCCCTGCTCATGATCCACAAACCCATGGTAGGCTCTGGCGGTAATGCCGATGAACTTTTAAAAGATGTGCAGATGCTCAACGTTGTACAATCTCGCTTGGCACAGATCTACATGGATAAATCGGGCCTGGACGGCATTACCATCAACAGCCTCATCAATTCCGTTACCTGGATGACTGCCGACCAGGCCCTCAACCTGGGTTTTATTGACCGTATTGACGATTACAATTCGCCCATTACCAACAGCGCCCTCATTCAAAAATACACCGATACCGCCCCTGCGGTTTACCAGCGATGCATTAACAAAATCTTAAACAATAAAAACAACATGAACATCGAAAACAGAGAACTTATCGAGAAAACCACATCGGTTTTGGATAAGATTATGAACTTCTTCAAAAAAGTGGTGAACAAGCAAACCATTACCGACAAAGGCACCCTGCACCATGCCGGTGACATTGACCAGGGCACCGAAGTATACCAGGACGAAGACATGACCACCCCTGCCCCTACAGATACCTACACTACCGCCGATGGCAAAAAAGTAACCGTGCAAAAAGGCCAGGTGCAAAAGGTAAGTCCCTGCGAAACCGATATTGATGACGAGGACGATGATGACGATTTGCCTGAGGATAAATTTAAATCGACCAAAAAGCCTGCCGATGTGGAAAACCGGGTACAGCAACTCAAAGCCAAACTATATGCTCAAAACGCGTTACTGAGCGAAGCCAAAGCAGCCCTGGAAACTGCCAACAACAGCCTGCAAAAAACACGCACGGAGGTTAAAAACGAAATCAAATCCACCTTCAGCCCCGAGGGCTCCAAACGCAGCAACAAAGCCAAAGCCGAAGCAACCCCATTCTTCGCCCCGCAAAGCGAAATAGCTAAAAACGCGGTTAAAAAAGCGATAGCCCCCTAA
- a CDS encoding DUF6712 family protein, translating into MIYLINKTTFQQYEDITVNIKPERLNVFIKKAQDLDLKPFLGHAFYYDFLTYFNEDGSLKDETPQHYKDLLNGAEYLDQYGHIILYEGLLPTLVYFTFARFIENDAIHYTPTGPVIKHHENGDPLSASAIVKLVQQQRSTANAHANEVEKFLWENKENFPLWRYNEKNNSARQAGPRIRGIDKTDFNYPGTYNNYNLSITEFLN; encoded by the coding sequence ATGATCTATTTGATTAATAAAACTACTTTTCAGCAATACGAGGATATTACTGTAAATATAAAACCCGAACGCCTCAATGTGTTTATCAAAAAAGCCCAGGATCTGGATCTGAAACCATTTTTAGGGCATGCGTTCTATTATGATTTCCTAACTTATTTTAATGAAGATGGCAGTTTGAAAGATGAAACACCGCAGCATTATAAAGACCTGCTTAATGGCGCGGAATATCTTGATCAGTATGGTCATATCATATTGTACGAAGGACTACTCCCAACACTCGTTTATTTCACTTTTGCACGCTTCATTGAAAATGATGCGATACATTATACGCCTACCGGTCCGGTGATCAAGCATCATGAAAATGGGGATCCGTTATCGGCATCAGCCATCGTAAAACTGGTACAACAGCAACGCAGCACCGCAAATGCCCATGCCAACGAGGTGGAAAAGTTTTTGTGGGAGAACAAAGAAAACTTCCCGCTTTGGAGATATAACGAAAAAAATAACAGTGCCAGACAAGCCGGCCCGCGCATAAGAGGGATCGATAAAACAGATTTTAACTATCCCGGCACTTACAACAATTATAATTTATCAATAACTGAATTTTTAAACTGA
- a CDS encoding acyltransferase family protein, protein MPTIQTKPSISISQSLKNSYYHSLNGFRGISIILVVIYHLHLFNGVITNYIFNGRLGVGIFFVLSGFLITTLCLKEKELTSNISLSSFYVRRLLRIFPVAYLYIIVIITLNVVYNLGIPRFQFVGAALYVMNFSYFRSHNFTYVLAHYWTLSIEEQFYLLFPFILKFSRKLFFYTIAFIVFGLPLIYSIQEMCSTINQGLIYYFTHYFIKFQCIAVGCLFALLASNRFFDHEWIIKTKIIGNVLAIFLIFYLNFDDFYSLKTTYINLIISILVGYLIITNLLVSKDWLFRFLNTKIMSFIGILSYSIYIWQMVFTSFDPKLPHIFSKLPYNIPGLIIVPLLSYFFFEKYFLNLKRKFSRVK, encoded by the coding sequence ATGCCAACCATACAAACCAAACCATCTATCTCTATATCCCAAAGCCTAAAGAACAGTTATTATCACTCCCTAAACGGATTTAGGGGAATTTCTATAATACTTGTTGTTATTTATCATTTACATTTATTTAACGGTGTTATTACCAATTATATTTTTAATGGTAGGTTAGGCGTAGGTATCTTTTTTGTGCTAAGTGGCTTCTTGATAACAACATTATGTCTTAAAGAAAAAGAATTAACCAGCAATATTTCATTGAGTAGTTTTTATGTTAGAAGATTATTAAGGATATTTCCAGTTGCTTATCTGTATATAATTGTAATTATTACTCTAAATGTAGTTTACAATTTAGGTATCCCGCGTTTTCAGTTTGTTGGTGCTGCTTTATATGTTATGAATTTTAGTTATTTCAGAAGTCATAACTTCACCTATGTATTAGCTCATTACTGGACGCTCTCAATTGAGGAACAATTTTATTTGTTGTTTCCATTCATATTGAAATTTAGTCGAAAACTATTCTTCTACACTATAGCCTTTATAGTTTTTGGGTTGCCTCTAATTTACAGCATCCAAGAAATGTGTTCTACCATAAATCAAGGACTTATATATTATTTTACCCATTATTTTATTAAATTTCAGTGTATAGCTGTTGGATGTTTGTTTGCATTATTGGCGTCCAATAGGTTTTTTGACCATGAATGGATTATAAAAACAAAGATTATAGGTAATGTATTAGCTATATTTCTGATATTCTATCTTAATTTTGATGATTTCTACAGTCTTAAAACGACGTATATTAATCTTATTATATCAATTTTAGTTGGTTATTTAATTATCACTAATCTTTTGGTTAGTAAAGATTGGTTATTCAGGTTTTTGAATACTAAGATTATGTCATTTATAGGTATTTTATCTTATAGCATTTACATTTGGCAAATGGTATTTACTTCATTCGATCCTAAGTTACCTCATATATTTTCAAAGCTACCATACAATATTCCGGGGCTAATTATTGTCCCTTTATTGTCCTATTTCTTTTTTGAAAAGTACTTCTTAAATCTAAAAAGGAAGTTTAGTAGAGTTAAATAA
- a CDS encoding lipoprotein — translation MKRYTIFIGGLVMLSSCMVQRQHKLEHAALDSVKKLNVAGAITDSIYSLKK, via the coding sequence ATGAAACGATACACAATTTTTATCGGGGGCCTTGTCATGCTCTCTTCATGCATGGTTCAACGGCAGCACAAACTCGAACATGCGGCTCTTGATAGTGTAAAAAAACTCAACGTTGCCGGAGCTATAACCGATAGTATTTACTCCTTAAAAAAATAA